One Pseudomonas sp. MH9.2 DNA segment encodes these proteins:
- a CDS encoding IS1182 family transposase: MMGQLSSGQERLFYSFNIEDHIPANHLLRSIDRCLDLSDLRHYLADFYSPIGRPSIDPELMIRMLVVGYCYGIRSERRLCEEAHLNLAYRWFCRLSLEDEVPNHSTFSKNRHGRFRDSDLFRWLFNEVLRRCMDAGLVKGEGFAVDASIIKADANRQRGVPGDEDVNWSDPSLSTRAVREYLEALDEEALAETLPKRLSLTDPLARWTAAPGGPAFFAYSTNYLIDVEHGVIMDVEPTPAHRTAEVESTKIMIERVEEHFDIKPDRLIGDTAYGTAPMLAWMVDEKEIEPHVPVWDKTERKNDSLSSSDFQWNEEAQEYRCPTGHALRSEWRAFKNQRSHVTKADTIIFRSRQTDCAKCSMKERCCPSIPVRKIARSIHEAARDVARRIAATPQYVCSRHERKKVEMLFAHLKRILKLDRLRLRGMSGASDEFTLAAAVQNLRRLAKLTSQGPPTTG, encoded by the coding sequence ATGATGGGACAATTGTCGAGTGGACAGGAACGGCTGTTTTACTCGTTCAACATTGAAGATCACATCCCAGCAAATCACCTCCTGCGCAGCATTGATCGATGTCTCGATCTGAGCGACCTGCGCCATTACCTCGCCGATTTCTACAGCCCGATTGGGCGTCCTTCGATTGATCCTGAGCTGATGATTCGCATGTTGGTTGTGGGCTATTGCTACGGCATTCGTTCAGAGCGCCGGTTGTGCGAAGAGGCCCATTTGAACTTGGCGTACCGCTGGTTCTGTCGGTTGAGCCTTGAAGATGAAGTCCCCAATCACTCTACTTTTTCCAAGAATCGCCATGGCCGTTTCCGGGACAGCGATCTGTTTCGTTGGCTGTTTAATGAGGTGCTGCGCCGCTGCATGGACGCAGGTCTGGTCAAGGGTGAAGGCTTTGCCGTGGACGCTAGCATCATCAAAGCGGATGCCAATCGGCAGCGTGGCGTTCCGGGAGATGAAGACGTCAACTGGAGCGATCCTTCGCTAAGTACTCGTGCCGTACGTGAGTACCTTGAAGCGCTGGATGAAGAGGCTTTGGCTGAAACACTGCCTAAGCGCCTGTCGCTGACCGATCCTCTCGCTCGTTGGACAGCAGCTCCAGGAGGCCCGGCGTTCTTCGCTTACTCGACGAACTATCTGATTGATGTCGAGCATGGCGTGATCATGGATGTGGAGCCGACACCGGCTCATCGAACAGCCGAGGTCGAGAGCACCAAAATCATGATTGAGCGGGTCGAAGAACACTTCGATATCAAGCCGGATCGGCTCATCGGCGATACCGCTTATGGAACCGCACCGATGTTGGCCTGGATGGTTGACGAAAAAGAGATCGAGCCACATGTGCCGGTTTGGGACAAAACCGAGCGCAAGAACGACAGTCTCTCGAGTAGCGATTTTCAATGGAATGAAGAAGCGCAGGAGTATCGCTGCCCCACCGGTCATGCCCTGCGCAGCGAGTGGCGAGCCTTCAAGAACCAGCGCTCACATGTCACGAAAGCCGACACCATCATCTTTCGATCACGACAAACCGACTGCGCGAAATGCTCGATGAAAGAGCGCTGCTGCCCGAGCATTCCGGTTCGGAAAATCGCCCGTAGCATCCATGAAGCCGCGCGTGATGTTGCTCGGCGGATCGCCGCGACGCCTCAATATGTATGCTCCCGCCACGAACGGAAGAAGGTCGAAATGTTGTTTGCTCACCTCAAGCGAATCTTGAAACTGGATCGCTTGCGATTGCGAGGTATGAGCGGTGCGAGCGATGAGTTCACATTGGCGGCAGCGGTACAGAATCTGCGGAGACTGGCCAAACTGACTTCCCAAGGGCCACCAACCACGGGATAG